A window of Rhipicephalus microplus isolate Deutch F79 chromosome 8, USDA_Rmic, whole genome shotgun sequence genomic DNA:
TGACCAGCCGAGAGAGAAGCACTTGCTATCAGCCACTACAGGTCCTGAAAAGAGTTCGCAAGAGCAACGCCGGGTGTCTGACGATAGAAATGTGCATTTGCAGCATTCTCCGGAAGACACTAAAAGGCACATTGTCCGTTCGGTCAGCCCTGATGCGTTGCATCCTCCAAAGAGGCAAAGGATGCGGTTTACAACACTGCAAGAAGAAGCACTCGTATATGGAGTAATGAAGTATGGCAGAGGAAGCTGGAAAGAAATCAGTGAAGATGGCTGGTTCGATGGGCGCCGTACAACAGATCTCAGTGACAAGTACAGAAACTTGGAAAAGTATGGCCATCTTCCGAAAATCAAGAGacgtgtgtgtgatatgcttAGTGCTGGTGTGAATCCCCTGAAGAAACTGCGTGCGCTGGTTGATCAGCAGCGGTTGCAGCGAGCAAACTCACCAGTGGCAGACGAGCTGCTGCATTGCAAAGAGAGTTCTGCGAGCCAGTCGAAGGAGTTACGAGGAACTTCGCCAGTATGCGACCCTCCTGATGGGGACAGCTCAACTGCATCATCTGATGAAGCCTTTGCTGAGCCATTACAAAAGCGAGCCGGAACTGGAGGAGCAGCCGATCAGCAGCGGTTACAGCAAGCAAACTCACCAGTGGCAGATGAGCTGCTGCATTGCAAGGAGAGTTCTGCGAGCCAGTCGAAGGGGTTACGAAGAACTTCGCCAGTATGCCGCCCTCCCGATGGGGACAGCTTAACTACATCATCTGATCATGCCTTTGCAGAGTCATTacaaaagcaagccagaactggaGGAGCAGTCGCCTTGCCAAAGACAGTGTGCAGCAGCCCCTGCAGGCCGTCTACATCGCAAGCACATTCGTCTGCGCAAAGCCAACAAAATTCAGGTTCTGAGACGGATGTGCCGCAGGAAGTTGTCCTAGCTAAGTGTAAAGAAAAGCGGCGAAGAGTACCCTTCACGCCACTGGAAGAGCAGGCACTCGTGGCTGGAGTTATGAAGTTTGGTAAAGGCAACTGGTTCCGAATAATGACAGAAGGTGGCTTCCTCGGGAGAACAAGCATTCAGTTAAGTGACAAGTATCGCAACTTGAAGCTGTATCGCCAGCTGGATGCAATTGAGAGGATCGTGAAATCTAAGCGTGAGAGGGGTGAGGATCCCTTGGAAGAGCTCCGAAGGTTATCAGCTGCTCACTGGAAGCGGTGACACAAGGCAAAATGAGCACTTCGAGATGTTAAATTTTTTATTCTTAAAGCCACCTtttcaaattaatttttttttaatttttgaggCAAGACTTTTAGTTAAGAAAATTCAAAGTGTACTTGTTGGAaattgtgtttttgtgtgtgttgaaAAATATGGCTATGTACAGCCACCTGTTTAAATaaattcatttttattttgcaACGATCAAGAATTTTAATTCAGGCAATTCAGGCTGcgattttgtttttgtgttttatgtTTATGTTGAAGAATATGGCAACGTAGTCGTATCATTATAGGGCATCAAACGTTCCACTTCAAAGGGCCCTAAACCAGCCAGAGGTCAAAACTCACTTGTGGTGTGGAAGTTGTGCACAAGTATACAATGAACAAGTAGCTGTGAGAATTTTTTGAAAGTGTGACGTAGTAGCAGAGTTACTCTTGTTCAATGATTTGAACATGGTGATCGCTTGTTCCTTCGCTACCCTCTGCTTGTTGGCAGGGCTCTTAACcaaaactgtttcgttcaccaagTGCTCTTCCCATGGTAATGTGACATACCATAATCGCTGGTGTGCTCTTCAAAATGGCCTGCACGTCTAGTTGCTGCGAGTTCCTGAACAATGTCTTTCTCGGCGAGCCGGCGCGTGCTCTTGAAATTTGTGCCAGTATGGACCCTGCATTGTGTTGTATGCGTCTTCACAGGATTGGCAACATGATGGAGTCATATGGTGGCACGCCGTGCCGAAGCGCCCCCGCTCAAGATGAGGAGCTGTCTTCTCTGCCTTCCCAAGATAGTGGTGAAAGTGCGGGTGGGCACACTCTTTAGATTCTGTTCGTTCAGCTTATTAGGCCACTAAGCATGAGTGTGTTGGTACGCTAGTAATCTGGTAATTATGTTTCATGCGGAAGTTGATGATCTCAAGTACAAACACTTGGGCAGCACGACCAACAGCAAGGACCACAGGGGGCTGTTTGGAGATGAACCAGAAAGCATAGGTTTGAGTTTGATCAATCGCATCATCGCTTCCAGATCAGTTCACAGATTCAACTTGTCAATCTAACACATGTTACTggggaggcaaaaaaaaaacccagagaAGAGGAGGAGTTTCTTGGAATTCGTGATGCACCCGCGTCTTATAGCACTGCTCCGTGTGGTATCATTGGTCATGCTGGCATTCTGCACAGGACGTGCGTATTTACTTGGAATTTTTGCAGAAATGTCGTAGGTGGTTTAGAGGCCATTAAGGCTTAATTATGATTCAGTTTAAGGCACCAGGGAGTTTTTCGCATATGTATATGATTGGCCGAGTTGTATACAACTTGCTGCTTCACTGTAAAAAGTGTGCATGCTAGCATTATGGAGCCCTGAATTAGGATGTTCTGGGAGCTTTTGAATGTTGTGCACTGtatcacactatatatatatatatataccctttttcaatatatatatacatatctttcccgtaacaatatatatatatatatatatatatatatatatatatatatatatatatatatatatatatatatgtgacactagatgcgggagacgtggcctagctcctaccccatgtttattctattctgatcttctttcttctctgcctctacctaatcatcgctaccttcttacgttacaggattccccctcccccgaaagaagTCGTGTCAGACGAACAGAAATTAAAACTGAACATGCAGGGCTTAGAACTGTGCACTGTCAAAAAGAGATCATTTCAAGTCCgaggaagtttccgttaacacactatagcttcacaggagaggacagcaatccggggtattaagtacagctctggagggcaaggctggctgttgcgctctggacaatataagcatgctttgagcgtgaaatcagatggaaacacagccGGTATCCTTGCGAtaaatgaacgtggtgtgatggccttgaagcattggctggatgatttgcgcaggtgtcgtgctatttgtcttgattggaacccatgcgtcgccacccgtttgcgtgcttgttgaccgaggctggtgcggtgatttctgcgtccttgcggaatacagggtatggtttggcgcctttctcgacgttgtatgtcgtgttgcctgagtcttgatctcgactggagaaagcttactcgacgtcccttgggaaaatatcctgcattcgatgctttctttgtttcgagcgagaaatcttgaatatgtcgtcGGTTTGGTTGACACAtttgtaaacggctttccataaactgtgtgtgttcttccgaagatgattccattcTTCGTTgtccttgttcgtatagcccttggaatctctgttgttcttggacttgctggaattgatgatgttgctgcgaaaagacctgaggtggcagccctttttcaccatgacactgactttctgggcaattgaatgtggtgccgagtgggcaggtagtagtctctaggctgttgtgctgcatttcgggtaatgaaggtaatgcttcaggGTTGAcagatacatcatcaggggcttcttcttcgctggtcgctgcgagtggttcttgctccTGAATTTGGATGGTAgattcagggcttggctgagtattctccgagcttcgcagctctatcccgaccattgtgagcgtgctagatgtgaggtgggcgttgtgagcgacgaaagagccaagtggctgaaaaccaggaggtagcccaattgtgctagatgggaaataagctgatccaatgtgtgaagactgattttcactctttgagtcgtcatggcgttgttcggcattttcctcatgtgtcagctggtctaccatgaacaaggcgtccttatgacacgaatagtgaccgttaggagcctttgaagagctgcgtcgcagaaaaccaggtggtggaccatgtatgcgagacgaagcatgaaaggcatcagtagggtgagcgacatctcgtgtcgtatgttggtgccacgactttggaaatgccgactttcgtgcacaagggagctgcgcttgacagttgggtttttcccaatatacgcatggccttctgtaagtaaacgcatgtgccacttcgtcttgaggcacttgtcgattcgcactggactttcgaatgcttcaggactgcttaggaaatttacgatagtgtgcagttgtctctacatggttggcaatgagtaagtcttggtcatagtcaataaaatgggtaatcatctcctctttgatttttcgccatgactccttgttctcgaatatgtgaattaggtaaaatttgaatgcctcaccggtgacgtagccgctgaagttcgtaaccatctcccgttccgaccaagatgcagcggtagcgtggagttcgaacaggttgaaccagtcctgtacgggtccgtcgtccgctgatccggtgtacttggggatgtcgaggtcagccgatggttctgtcatggtgctggtggttgtcctcctaggcgatgattcggtagtcaatgtacggtcagggcatcttctggggaactgcgtcgatgatgagtgactgatgaaggggcaggcaggtctccatactgtcgacttgtgtgacgctagatgcgggagacgtggcctggctcataccccatgtttattctattctgatcttccttctctgcctctacctaaccatcgctaccttcttacgttacatatatatatatatatatatatatatatatatatatatatatatatatatatatatatatatatatatatacatacatatggcTGCCGGGAGGCCCCAATGTTTAATTTAAATTGGGGAGCAAGTGGCCATTGTCCATTGTCGCAAGAGGTTGGTGCATGGGAAAAAGTCCGGTGTTGTCATGTGATGTGAGAACATTGCGAACAGGAGCTGCAGCAGTGCAAGGGGCATGATGAAAACATCACGTCTTCATTGAAGGGCTTGCGTCTGGTACTGTTTACCAGAGTGGTAGCAGGAACTCAGAAGTGTTTGCAGAATATGAGAGTCCGATGTCTTTTGCTGTGCTCTGCTGGTTGTTATCACTGTCTGGACCAATCCCCATATTATTTGGGGCCCTGGCCAGCCCACTGTGCTCCTGAACCTTGCCGGATTCTCGGGGTTCCACGGCACTGGAAGCTCCATGGAAAATGATTGTTTGGCATCTCTTTATGCACGTGAATAAAGCTTCATAATTTATTTGAAATGCAGTGTCGCGCCCATTTTCAGTCTGCATGTGTACAAAACATTGATTGCTTAGTTAACTAAGTAACCAACAGTGGAATAATAATGCCAGACTTTTTTTGGGCCAATGTAGCTACAGTTCTAGTGTTACACTTATTTGGCTATTATGCAGGCATAGAGAATGAAAGTGACGACTTGGCACAGGCTTTTTTCTAGCAATACGTCTGCTAcattagcgctttttttttttgacattggcTCACCAGTCAAATGAGCTGCACTTGTCCTGTACGCCAAGGTATAAGGCCAACCACAGGCGTCTACTAAATGGGGCCAGTGGGGCACATGCCCCCACAGAGCTTTCCGGTAAGGGTAATGCCCCCAGTGGCGCTTTAAAAGACTTATTTTGTGCTCAAGCTGAAGACACTTATTATCGTGTCCGGGACTGGTCTCTACAGAAACAATCTTTATTGCTTGACGAAGCAAGAAAGATCACTGAAGCTACTAGAGAGAGTATTAGAGAGAGTTGGCAAAGCTTTTCCCACTTTTGAGCCGAGAGCCCGCTGAAGCTAGGCAACTTTAGATTGCAGAGTCTTCGATCTCAGCTTCAACAGGGGTGTGGGGGGTAAGCCGCTACAATGATGGAACCACTTGTCATGTGTTTTGTTCTCCTGAAGGCATGCACCGCCAGTTGTACTACAACGCAGTGTACTTGGTGTTTTCCTTCTTAAAGACCGATATCCCGTTTACACAACGCAATGCGTCAACATTGCACGTTCCGACAACACGATGCCCCAGTTTTATGGGTCAGACTTTCAAGATGAGCGCCTGAGCCTCACTAGGACATACTGTTTGACATTACAAGGCAGTGAAATAAACCTCCAGTCAGAACACTTGATGTTGTTCAGATGTTCACAGGTGAAAGAGGCGAGTACCTGTGAACGCTGCTTCCCGAAGTCGGGCACAATAGGCTGCGTGCGAAAGCTCGCATTGGACTAGAGAAGTAACCTGTGTATGTGACACCATTCCCTGAGAGCGTTTGTATAGTAGTTGGTTCCTCAATATATTGGTGCAACCCACTCTGGCCACGAGTTAGACGGTGCCTTGTTTCGAAAACTAATGCGCTTATTGGGGTGACAGGTGGAAAATTTGTTGTTTACACATTGCAGAATTATATTGTAAGCTCGCCAGATGTAAAAGAATTAAAGTTTGAAGTactaagtagaaaaaaaaaaactttaaataaGCCAGTTGGCTGCAGTTACACCTAACACTCAATTCTTTTAGACTTGTGAAAAGTTACATGCATCATTGAAAACGCCCCTGTGGCTAAAACCAAATATGGTTGCACCAAATGAAAGAATAACCGAAAGTGACAAAATCATACTTTTGCAGAGATTGTTCTAGTagtctttttctttgtattttaaaTCTTCGGCAcgtcaaaaagaagtgctccagaGATGCACTTTCATTacagtgaagccataaaggtgacTGGGCCAGACCCGACGTGTGAAGGTAAAAGTTGAGTGGGCAGTCTGGGCAATGTAGCCGTGTaattactatttcttcctttctataTGCACACCACCTGCTCTTCCAAGAGAACTTTAGCTTAGAAAAATCTGGTAAAATATGTGGAGAATTGTTGAAGTTATTGGCCGTTCGACGCTTTCCAAATCATGCTACTGTGATATACGCCGACGTAGgcactacagaaaaaaaagaaacgttccaTCATGGGATGATTTTGCCTGTTCATGTAgtgctaaacctctatggcctggtacccacaCTAGTTGTACTAGCCGTACATGTTTGGGGATGAGCAAATAAAATATCTCCAAAGTACGCGATAAATTAGGTGCGCTTAAGGCAGAACAGACAGAAAGGCAGTCTGTTAGAATAACCAGTGCTATGATAGATTCTGGGGCGTGCAATGCTAGAACTATTTCCAGCCGTTCAGCCTGATAAAAGGAGTAAAGTCCAGTAATCATATTGAGAAAGTTCAATCTAGAAAGAAATAAGATTCTCACACCTGCCTTCTCTTCACAAACAGAAGCATCAGTCGCTTTATCACTATATGgttgtttctagattggccaagTGACCTTCTAAAATGTCATTTAGATATTGATATGGTAAACGTTTAGCGTTATCAGGGTATAAATGATCCAATTCAATTCTAATTGCTTCTACAATGCTCAGTACAAAAACCTCCTTGAGGTGAACGTTTACTGAGGCCAAAAGTTTCTATGTAAAAAttacttgggggggggggcagcttaaTTTTGGCAACAGGTGGTAAAAAATAAA
This region includes:
- the LOC119164140 gene encoding uncharacterized protein LOC119164140: MRGCRTRARKLGQGEDAGSAPPQDLGQIPAALDTTTRRTARLKHSRNKEDGKSDAGVVPEHVIQLCKSVSDIQLISKLKRKGRHHNIDMVTAINRAASELSLPGFPRTDTHEILFHVLPFLGMPQQANETLPSKKEISQAVAFGKATASQPHAREQDSSSVMHTLTSKRKSLCTMTSLPVQDTSVVKVHDAVSGKTVVVTSACNVVVELDKLTPEETASFTSCKHQSSVQNKTVQEHKAGDCCFQETGEPKSLHGQSQGQNSLQSCSKQNTEDFRSGASNTGVPVHRKSPCRSDSSWSDHELSPSLLKPELCQSKQLLPPSPKESCEGTRSERLGVGIENPVKEEFTDQPREKHLLSATTGPEKSSQEQRRVSDDRNVHLQHSPEDTKRHIVRSVSPDALHPPKRQRMRFTTLQEEALVYGVMKYGRGSWKEISEDGWFDGRRTTDLSDKYRNLEKYGHLPKIKRRVCDMLSAGVNPLKKLRALVDQQRLQRANSPVADELLHCKESSASQSKELRGTSPVCDPPDGDSSTASSDEAFAEPLQKRAGTGGAADQQRLQQANSPVADELLHCKESSASQSKGLRRTSPVCRPPDGDSLTTSSDHAFAESLQKQARTGGAVALPKTVCSSPCRPSTSQAHSSAQSQQNSGSETDVPQEVVLAKCKEKRRRVPFTPLEEQALVAGVMKFGKGNWFRIMTEGGFLGRTSIQLSDKYRNLKLYRQLDAIERIVKSKRERGEDPLEELRRLSAAHWKR